In Takifugu flavidus isolate HTHZ2018 chromosome 1, ASM371156v2, whole genome shotgun sequence, the DNA window GAATTATTTTTGCTAAAGACATGGGAATTTATTTTTCACAGCACAGTTAATTTAAGGATTGCCAAATATGTTAAGAAAAACTTTCAAATTGCAATTATCCCAGGAAAGTGTGCTCTCTTTGCTTTATTAGCTAGGATTTATTATCCCTAAGCGGTTTAATCGAAaggaaactaaaaaaaaataaagttttcaaCTCAGCTACAACATTTTGTTTGCTTAATTTATTGTACTTGTGCTTTACTGTGTACAGCATTGAAGTGTTCTTCCTCCTAATGATGCGGGAATTAATTCTTTCAGATTAATAGCACAGTTAATTTAAGGATTGCCGACCATGTTGGGTAGAACTTTCAAATTTCCACTATCCCAGCTTTATTAGCTAGGATTTATTATCCCTAAGCGGTTTAGTCAAAAGGAAACTTAAAAGTTTTCACTAGGGGGACCTTTCTAAACACTAATTAGAGTGCTAATGTGAGTACGTGATGTGAAAGGGTTCTCTGGGTTGGTGGGACAGTTTTTCCTACATACTAGGAGCTACAACTACCTCTAAATAAGGATCTTTCTAGATTTCTCCCAGAATGGCCAGTCTGTTGATGTAACTGGCAGCTCTCTCAGTGCGACAGAGCGTACAGTTGTTCTGCACTCTTCTCCAATCGATTCCGGTACTCCAGCTTGGAATAGTTGCCTTCAGGGACCCCTTGGAAGCCATAGAGGAGACCCCATAAGCAGCAAGCAATTACAGCTGTACTGTCACTGTCCCCTAAACAGAAGGTGGAGATGAAGCCAACATTAGGAAGACAAAGAGGTGGAACTGCTCAGCCTTAAACCTGTGTCCTTGATCATGTCAGATATCAGATGGCGCTTTTATATCTGCTACAGAATTTAATAAAGAACTGCATAAAGTAGAAAGTCTCCATTAAAATGTTTGCCACTACTGATGGCCATTAGAAGCATTTTTAGTGTAATCTCACAGGAGGCGACCTGTAGAAGAGCAGCACTGGCTCTTCAGGCCTCAGTTGCCTGTTTTGAACCTTTGatcctttctttgtttttgtcttctcaCACTCACTGGAAATGAGAATGCTagcatttattattttgcttAAATATTAATGAATGACTGACGGGTTCATATCCTTCATTAGTTTCTCTTGGTCACGTTGTCATTTACGCATTTCTTACTGAATACGGTGGAGGAGTTGATATGATAAATGTATATTCAGTTCACTTTCCAtcactgattttaaaaaaagccacttGGAACTGGGACATGGATGCTCTCATTTTACGTGTGATATGATCTGAAAGGAAGTTAGTTGAGTCAGCAACTACAAGATGCTAAAAACATGTTATATGTTGTGAGACATGGATTAAACAACCTACAAACCCTTTAAACGCTCAAGAGGAACCACTTCATTATTTTACTTGGTCATTTCATTACCTCCATGAAAGGCTGCTCTGCTCATCAACTCCTCCCAGTCTGAGCCTGCCCCCAACAGGGCATCCAAAGCGATCATGGGGGCATCATGGCCACAGCACCCAGCCCAACCTGACAGACTAAAGGTCTCGTAGACCTGATCTCTCTCAGCTGGACCATAATTTGCAGGCCAAATCACTGGCCCTCTCCCATTAGAAATCCCTCTTAGATTGAGGTACCTGTGGACATAAAGAACAAGAAGGCCACATCCTCTTACCAGAACACATGTGACACCTGATACCATTTTTTCAAGTCAACTGACATTATGGATTAACCCAGAgaataaaatgttatttaatttaaatggacAGAGCCACTCTTACCACTGCCACTTATTACCAAAGTAGCCCCAGTCTCTCTCCGTCTCAGCCACAGCGAAGCCTTGACCTTGAACAAAGTTCTGAGCCACCGGGAGGGCCTCCTTGATCAGGCCCAAGCCCCATGTGGTCACTGGCCGCCTCTGGACAGCGTATGCAGTAAAAAGAGCTGATGCCACTGCACCCAGGAAACCAGTGGGGTGAGGATGGGTCATTCTGCCAGTCTCCACGGCAACCGCCACCAATGACAACAACTGGTTGGGTTTTGGATATCTTTGGAATTTGATgggaaattacatttttaagcATCAAATCTTTTAAATTAGTTTTTGGACATTAATAACCAAACTGAACcctgaaaagcaaaacaaatgtttatatttttgagttttaTGCTGATCTCCTACCTAAGACCAATGCACATGGACCTCATTGCTGCTCCACAACCACCTCCACGAACATTGTAAGGCACTCTGtatcctccttcctctcctggcTTAAGCTGAGAgacacctaaaaaaaaatattcaaagccATATTATCTACAACTGCTCTAAATAAATGGTGACAGGAACGTTAATTTTCTCACCCCAAATAGTTGAGTTCCCCGGAGCTCTTCCGTCCATGTCTTTCATTCCCTCAATATATCGAGCAGCAACTTCATGCAGGAGCTCCTCCCCAGTCTTCCCTAGAAGGGAGAAGTTCTGTCTAAATGCCAAACATCATGTCACATATCTGTTAACAGCTCTTGCTGTTCAAATCTCAATAAAGGTCAAGTAGCAATTCTGCCATCATCCCCCCTCATTCAGAGCAAAGGAGAAGATTTAAATCAAGGCTTAATTTGGTTTACCCTGGgtgtctgttgggggggggcgctctGATGAGCAAATCAGTCCAATAATGTTCCTTGCTTGAAATGAAATGAGCAAAGAACCAAACGGGAGAGATTGAATGGGTCCTCTTTCATTTTGACCTCACCTGTTGCAAGGCCTTCAGCCGTTGCCAAATGCAGCACTGTGTCGTCACTTACAGGCCAGTCAGGAAGTTCAACCCTGATGTTCTTCAAGCCACCAAGCTCCTTAACCTCCTAAGAGACAAGTCATAATTGTCATGATGTTTAGAGCTTCACACTGTGAGTTGAAACAGCTATAATTACAGGATGAACATGTCAAATATTAGGACCAACTGAGCATTTATTTTCTATAGCTATATATTTATCTACTGATCCTTTACTAACCTGATGGATAGCAGGTCCAGACACATTGAACTCCCACAGTTCGTTTCTGTATCCAAGAGCATCGCCAGCCCCACTGAGCACCATAGCCGCCTTATAATGCTTCAGAGTAGCAGGTCTGCACAGATAAGTCAGGACTCTCTCTGTAAACTCATACCAATTTAAAGCATCATCCTGAGCCAAACTCACAACACTGGTTGCCATCTCCATACTTCATTGTCCTGAGATTCCTCTTCAGAAAGTTTCACAAACATTTACACCCAACATCTCATGGTGACTGGGATTATCCACAAGCCTTTAACAATGCAAATTACCACCACCGACAGCATTCAGTAAACCAGTACGGTGGCCCAAGAGATCATAATCTTCAGTATTCAGCAATAATATTAAGTAATGGCTGCTTGCTGTTCTGCACAATGTTTAAAAAATTAGCAATTTATTAAATCAACCCTCCCAGCATTGAATGAAATCAGGCCGCAATGTTTCGCTCAAACAAACGCATTCTGTGATGCGGCTCAGTCTCACCCGTCCATTGTCGCCGAGGTGGGACACTCACAGACGCAGATTCCGGGACAGCGAAGACAAACGTGCACAAACCAACTGATCCGCGAAatattaggttgttttttttaaaacgcaaTATCAGCCAGTATGAGTTAAGAAAGAGCAAACAACACGCAGCCTTCCCTCTGAGTGGGGCTACAGAAATCAAAGCAGTGGCGCTATAAAGACGGAAGtttgcttttaaatgtttaCAATCGGGAAGCCTCCAAAAAGGTCAACGTTCACACCAAGGCAGTTGTTGTCGCCTTGGTGAGCTAAGATCTAATGACGTGGTGAGTCATGTGAGTGTAACAGGGCCTTTGTGTTATAAAGCGTTATAAAGCgttaattacacaaaatatggTCTGTTGCATGCTCAGCTGTCAGAAATACAGAATTCCCCAGAATTCTTTAGTGATGGGTTTGGGAACCCCAtccttcatttcttcttctgtggtgccccTATAAAAGTGATGGCAATCCCTCCGCCTCTCCCCTTTTGCACATCACTCTTGTGGGAGAGGTGGatgtctcattttccatcatGTCAGTTCAGATTAGTTACGTTTGGTTCTGTGTTCATCCATTTATGTATTCTaattgattgtttaatgtgtttgtttattcatgttaGAAATACAATAGAAACGTACCAGAACTTAAACATGATGTTTAGACAGCGTTGACCGCTAGCTTACTTGCCATGACGAGTCTCGCTAATGTACGTCTTCCCGCCTTGTCTGTGTTTAGGAACTGAAGCGGGCTGCTAACTGTTTATTCGTGTTATTATTTGTTGCTGCCAGGTATGTGACTAGTTCTATGGCCCCTTTTGCACTATACTCTCGTGGGAGAGGAACTGAAGCGGGCTGCTAACTGTTTATTCGTGTTATTATTTGTTCCTGCCAGAATAAAAGGAAGTCCTGGACACAAGAGTCTCTTTTCTAACACAACGCAGAGTTCCACCAGTTACATGAGCAGGGTTACAGACCAAAAACCCTAACGGCAAAAATTATGAaccttcatttttaaaactagaACCATTATATTCCAGCACATATTCAGCCACGAGATCACGTTTTACCCTGACGTAATGATGTGGGTCTGACGGCTCCGTTTGGCTGTTGCCCGATGGAAAATCAAACTGGGTCTTGGAGGGACTAGGCTGGAACCAGTTAAGCACTGGCTCTAGTAGCctatgtgtgtgcatgggtgtgtgtgttggtgcactGATGACTCCATTGTCCCTTTGCTTTTTGTTTACCTGTTGAGGTGGGTGGAGCTCAGAGTGAGCTTTGACCTGTCCCCTGTGTTCCAGGGTAGTTTTGAAAAGCCTCACTTACGTTCCCTtatctctctctgcctcctgccTGGAGCAGCTCCTATTTTTGTTTGGATTTTGGCTTTAATCCATTTAAGatgacacacatacacatccaCATGCATCCACCCACACCTCCAAACACTAATTGTACACACTGTTTTTCATTTAGTTTAATCCATGGGGTATTCCTTGAAATAAAATATCTTCAATTTCATTCCCATTGTTGTTGTGTCCCGTTTCTTTTTGCATTCATGTGGTCCTGATTTGACGGTCACTTATATGATTGTCTCTTTGTGCAGGGTGGTGAAGTAATGCTTCAGCAAGAGACAAAACCACCAATGTGACCAAATTTGAGAGACTGCAGATCTGCTTTTTAAGTTCTGTGAGGTGAGTTTAAAAGACTTGTCTCAAGAAGAGCCCAGTGTCACAGTCTGCTCCAGTCTCAATCAGCACCCACTAGCACACCTATGTCTTTTCTCTGCTCGTCAGCGCAATCTGGCACAGCTATTCGCCCCCAGCGATTTAAACCCCAGTCTGGCACTCAtgctttgccagattgtttTGTGCTCATGTCACACCTTCCAGCAGTGATTTTTGGACTCATTTCTTGGCACTGACCTTACATGTTCCTGAACCAGCCTGTTATGTCCCAGTCCTGGTAAACTGCCATATCTTCTCTTTCACTTAGTCTCCGTCTGTTACTGTCTGCCTGAGTTTTCTGCATTCTTGGAATATCACACTTAGGCATTATGTTCAGGATTACTTTGCTGAGAGATCTGACTGTGATCAAAAGCTGTTTTCAAATATCGTCTGGTCAGGATTTGCGAGGGAAATCAGTGAAGATGGCTTTCAACACCTTTTCTGGACATTATGACTACCTGGTAATGCCTTTTGGACTTACCAATTCCCCTGCAGTCTTCCAGGCACTTCATCAGTGACACGTTAAAGCGATCCTTTTATTTACGTGGACAACATCCTTATTTTTCaaaatgctttattatttttaaagcgTGAAACATTATGCAATGTCTTTGCTCATAATAAAATGCAATCGCTGATATCTTCTGCCTCCAAACGACAGAGTCAGGAGGGAAAGATATGTTAAAGATAGCATGTGTTGTCTCAAATTACTCTGTCTCACGACAAATTATTCTGTCTCAAAATTACACTTTACGCGCGGTGAAGTGCTCATTGCAGATTAAGCACATAGGATTTGCATTAACAGCAATAAATGCATACGTTTCCACCCATTCATTGATGAACAGCCTGTATTCTGAGTcaatctttcattttttaatgtaaGAATTATTTAGTAAGCCAACCTTCATGCCTAAAAGAAACAAGTCAGAGCGGTCAGACATTTGCACTAGGTCACCAATGCCAACTTTTGATTATTCATGTGCGGCCCCTCAAAATATGCTGGACAAAATATATGTCCAGCATCCAACAGATGTCCATACTTCCTGCACAATATAATGTTCAATTAGCAATTGTCATTTGCTGTATGTGTCACGGACTGGGTGATCAGGACctgaacgcaggccaggacacagaggtAAAATGGTCGaacaagctttatttacaggggggagggggcacacaaagaacacgaggAACACGGAGCACACGAGGAACATgaaggcagccctccagggctgcggagcACACGAGGGACACGAGGGTAGCCCTCCAGGGCTGTggagggcgcagggaacaggggcggccctccagggcgcagggaacaggggcggccctccagggcgcagggaacaggggcggccctccaggagacacgaagctggagcggccctccaggagacacgaagctggagcggccctccaggagacacagagcagGAGCACACGACGagggagacaaacaaacaccctGACAAGACGAACAGAACACCCTCACAAGACAAGCagaacaccctggcactgacaggcaggtgCAACcagcttaaataggcagcacgatgtaaattgcctacaggtgcgcccgccagcagtgccagctgccaccaattgttccccacaccaccccctgcagcacaacgaccgacacaacccagaaaccctgacagTATGAGCTACTACAGTACACTCTCAGGAGATTCCTCAGGGGCTGGACCTGGTCCTGGGGCTGCCAATTAAATAGAGGCCCCCCAGCTgtgaaaccagctccctgtccaggggaggctgactccctctctacttttaagactagaccttaaaaccttcctctttgagaaggCTCATAGTCAGTAattttgtatttacattttagttTAGAAAAGGGTCATCAAATTATTTGGCTACATCTTAACTACAGTACGCTATTTAAGGCTTAGGCTGCTGGGGTAAAGAATTATGATCACTGCAGAGgtttctgtcaccctgctggttcatgacttcctctcctctactctcctctccttgtATCGTCAGCAAGTATCATCAACCCCATAGCTGTAcattgacctgctgacctctttGATACAATAAAAGGGAGTTTTACCTTGTCACTAGGTTTCTGTAAAGGCTATGGGGTTTTCAGTCCATGGGTTTCTGTAAAGAAGGTAGAAACAGCAGTTTgtttgtaacagatgctatataaacaAATTTGAATTGAATAGCTCCAGTTTTAGATCTAGTCACAAACTTGGCCGATCTTATTGAATCAATGCAAGGGATCGGATATGAGTCAGTCTTGCCATTCACTTTGTGGTAATCTACAACAGCAGTGACTTTGGTCATACTCGGGgacaaggagaaagagagagagagagccagctCCATGGACTGAAGTTTGGTACCACAAAGACATTTTCCAGCAGGAAATTGACCTCCTGCTTCAGATCACTGTGTTGGGGTGATTGATGTGATGTTTGAAGGGCCCTTTAACACCTACATTCACATCATGCACTAGTGCCATAGTTTGTAGGTGTCACCAAAAAGTGATTAATGACAATTCAGGGTTAGAGTTACCATACAAATGTCACTGTTTGCAGTTCAAGATAAGTCTACATGGCTAACCAGATTTTCCAGAACCTATTATCCCAGGtgcacacaggaaacaggattCAATGTTTCCCGTCCCATCCTCCATGAGGTGGTGTGACTAGAATACCGTGGTCACCACAGGAGAGACACCTGGCACTGGATTCTCAGGCATTTTCTCTGTAATTTGGCTAGTGTGACAGCAGCAATAGAATTTCACTACCTccaattgtttgttttttactccCACGTGGCTGAACACACTGTGGACATAGGCTAAACTTAATACCTTAATAACCTAATACCTTAGCACCATCATCAAACAAGTCACAAATGACTAAGTACATTTTTTGGAGCACATCTACATGCCTCAAATGTATATTCAGTTTGTTCAGCCTTGATTATCTGATCTTTATCTGCTACGAAACAGATTCCTCTCATCCAGTATCACATTACCAACCATTGGAATGCATTTAGTTTCTGAGAAAGAGGGGCTGTCCACATCATTAACTGCTTTCAAAAAGGATTCACTATGATCCACTGTCTTACCAAACTTCTGAGCCTGGATTCGTATCATGGTGCATGCTGGAAAAACAGGCGTGTCAAGCACAGTGGGAGCAACATGAAAAACTTCAATGGTAGGTTTTTCAATGATCTCTGAATTAGATGGAAACCCTTTTACAACAGCCAAATAAATTCCCAGTATTAACTTGAAAACCACCAAGTGACACTGGGCCAAACACAAAGGCAAAGAAGAGTGTCATTTTGTGCAGCTGAATGTATAAAACACTCAGTTCTATTCCCCACACTAGTATGTCAGAACCACAGTATGATATTTTGGAAGGCAGCTCAACCACACCAAGCCACAGTTTCATACCAGTGTATCATAATATGGTCATTGGGATGCAGCCTAACTTGTGGTAAGCCTGTGACAAAAAACACTATGAAATGAATAGCATGACAGCCACATCAGTTTTGTGTTTTGGTAGTTCAGCCACAACCTCATGCTGATTAACAGCTGGGTGGGGCTACATGAAAAAGTGCCCAAATCAAATTCCATGATTACCCTATAGGAGgaaaccaaaaaggaaaaaaacggaaccaaaaatgtaaaaatactcAAGAAAATTATGCCTATAAAAGGCCCTGATGTTATGTCCCAGTCGAGGAGAATACCAAGACACAAGaaataaaatggaagaaataTTTATTATTGGGGCGAGCACAGCCAAAATGGATGTAAAATTAAACTATCAAAAAGTTAAAATCACAGCATGGTAAAGCCCATAACATGACAAAGATGACAAAGATTCAACCACTGACCCCACTACAAATCATCAAGGGCTGCAAGACCACGTCTGTGGCAGACAATTATTGTATCCAAACATCAAAAGGAGAGGATAAGAAAAAGACCCCTGTATCGACATGGACAGCTTGTTGAATCCTCTCGTGCAGTGGTCTGAAAGAATTAGTGCTCCAATACCAGCATTAAACAGTAGAAAGTTGGTAGAAGGTTGATTCTTCTGATTTCTCATCCATTGAGTTGGACAGAAGT includes these proteins:
- the LOC130522348 gene encoding ADP-ribosylhydrolase ARH1-like isoform X3 yields the protein MKPATLKHYKAAMVLSGAGDALGYRNELWEFNVSGPAIHQEVKELGGLKNIRVELPDWPVSDDTVLHLATAEGLATGKTGEELLHEVAARYIEGMKDMDGRAPGNSTIWGVSQLKPGEEGGYRVPYNVRGGGCGAAMRSMCIGLRYPKPNQLLSLVAVAVETGRMTHPHPTGFLGAVASALFTAYAVQRRPVTTWGLGLIKEALPVAQNFVQGQGFAVAETERDWGYFGNKWQWYLNLRGISNGRGPVIWPANYGPAERDQVYETFSLSGWAGCCGHDAPMIALDALLGAGSDWEELMSRAAFHGGDSDSTAVIACCLWGLLYGFQGVPEGNYSKLEYRNRLEKSAEQLYALSH
- the LOC130522348 gene encoding ADP-ribosylhydrolase ARH1-like isoform X2 translates to MDGPATLKHYKAAMVLSGAGDALGYRNELWEFNVSGPAIHQEVKELGGLKNIRVELPDWPVSDDTVLHLATAEGLATGKTGEELLHEVAARYIEGMKDMDGRAPGNSTIWGVSQLKPGEEGGYRVPYNVRGGGCGAAMRSMCIGLRYPKPNQLLSLVAVAVETGRMTHPHPTGFLGAVASALFTAYAVQRRPVTTWGLGLIKEALPVAQNFVQGQGFAVAETERDWGYFGNKWQWYLNLRGISNGRGPVIWPANYGPAERDQVYETFSLSGWAGCCGHDAPMIALDALLGAGSDWEELMSRAAFHGGDSDSTAVIACCLWGLLYGFQGVPEGNYSKLEYRNRLEKSAEQLYALSH
- the LOC130522348 gene encoding ADP-ribosylhydrolase ARH1-like isoform X1 translates to MFVKLSEEESQDNEVWRWQPVLPATLKHYKAAMVLSGAGDALGYRNELWEFNVSGPAIHQEVKELGGLKNIRVELPDWPVSDDTVLHLATAEGLATGKTGEELLHEVAARYIEGMKDMDGRAPGNSTIWGVSQLKPGEEGGYRVPYNVRGGGCGAAMRSMCIGLRYPKPNQLLSLVAVAVETGRMTHPHPTGFLGAVASALFTAYAVQRRPVTTWGLGLIKEALPVAQNFVQGQGFAVAETERDWGYFGNKWQWYLNLRGISNGRGPVIWPANYGPAERDQVYETFSLSGWAGCCGHDAPMIALDALLGAGSDWEELMSRAAFHGGDSDSTAVIACCLWGLLYGFQGVPEGNYSKLEYRNRLEKSAEQLYALSH